From the genome of Natrinema marinum:
TTAGTAACTCTACTGACTTCTTCATCAAAACGTTCGTCAGTAGTCTGTAGCGCAGCTTCAATTGAACGGGTTTTGGAGCCTTTCTCCTCTAACTGGCCTCCTTCTGTTGTAGATTTACTAGTCAAGAGACTACGAGTCTCACGATAAAACCAGACGACGATACGGATACCGATCAGAATTGATAGAATTGTACCAAAGAAACGAGAAATACCCTTCAGTAATTCCCCAACTGGAACGAAAAAATAAATCAATCCGAAGATGATTGCCGCCTCAAGAACGATAATAGACAGACTTAGCCATGAAAAATAAGTGAAAGCAAACTCCTTGGATCGTTGTTTCATGCTCATTGAGCTTCCTTCCGTGGGTTAAAAGATGACTATACACGCGCTTTGCCATAAACGTAAATCATCAAAACATCTCCGGTGATGAATTCAAGCTCTGTATCTTGCACGCGATTTCTATTAACGGCTGAAGGTTTCAACGGAGTCAATCAGGTTAGTATAAGCCCGAATCCGGTCTGCGAAACCAGGTCGGAATCAGGTTGTAATACCCGGCGACTATACACTGTATCCTGAGGTTGTAATACCCGGCGACTATACACTGTATCCTGTTTCCAAGCCAAGGGGAAGAGAAGAGGATTGGTGTTTAGATGTGGACGTCCAGCTTCTTGATACAGTCTAAGTATTCTTCTCGTGCTTGTGTCCGGTCAACACGAGTGTAGATATCCATTGTCTCGGTCTTTGAGTCACCACGAATGTACTTTAGGACGTGGTCGCTCATTCCTTGGTTCCGCATCAATGTGGTGAACACGGTTCGGAAGGTGTGGGGTGTAAACTTCTTGTGGAACCTTGTTTCACCTTCTTCCATGACTCCGGCTCGGACAGCGGCACCACGGACGTGCCGACGTAACTGCTCCCGTGTCATTCGTCCTCCTTTCACCGATTCGAAGAGATAGTCTGAGCCCTTGTCCGTCCGAATTAGTTGATAGAACTCGATAATCTCTCTAAGTTCGTTGTCGATTGGGACGACCGTCTGTTTGCCTCCTTTCCGTTTCCGTAGCCGGATGAATCCTTCATCGAGAAGGAGGTCGTCTTCTCGTATTTCACAGGCTTCACGTGCTCGGCACCCGGTTTTCGCGAGTACCGCGGTCACTGTGAAGTTTCGCGGGTCTTCGACTGCGTCAACGATTTTCCTTGCGTTTTCCCAGGTTGCGCAGTCGGGTCGGTTGGGAACATTTTTTGGAACTTCCTCGAGGATGACGGCAGCCGGGTTTCCCGTGATTTCTTCGTATCGTGGTCGTTGGAGCGCCCAGCTGTAGAACGCTGACAGGCTTTCAAGGTAGCGGCGTTTGGTGTTCTGGCTGAGTTCTCGCTGGTTCAACCGGCTCAGATACCTTTCGATGTCTCTGACTTCAACATCTTCGGGATCGAGGTCGGGGAACTCGTCGTGGAAGAATATCTTGGCGGTCCGGCTGTACTCGTTGAGTGTTCGCCGTGTTTTTCCCGTGGTTTCCTTGCTTCGAAGCCAGTCATTGATTGCTGTATGCTGGTTCCGATAGACTTTCTCTTCCCAGCTATCAGCCTCGAAGAGATATTCAGAATTGCTCATCGCCGATCACCGCCGTTGTTCCGGAGTGTTTTCCAGCCGCTGCCACGCCGGTACTCAACTTTTCCTTGGTTCGCTGACCGGTAGAGCTCTGATTTCAGTTCGTTGCGGAGACGTTGCTGAAACTCCTCACTACCTACTAACTCTCTCAAGACTTGATCTAACGGCTTGTACTCCGAAGTGACCAGTTCCTCCATTGTCCGGGTCTGAATCAGGTTAGAACCAGATTCCGGGTTTGAAGTAGTATGCTTCTTGTTCTCCAGTCTGGTTTCAAGTTGGTCAACTTCCTGCTGTAGC
Proteins encoded in this window:
- a CDS encoding tyrosine-type recombinase/integrase — its product is MSNSEYLFEADSWEEKVYRNQHTAINDWLRSKETTGKTRRTLNEYSRTAKIFFHDEFPDLDPEDVEVRDIERYLSRLNQRELSQNTKRRYLESLSAFYSWALQRPRYEEITGNPAAVILEEVPKNVPNRPDCATWENARKIVDAVEDPRNFTVTAVLAKTGCRAREACEIREDDLLLDEGFIRLRKRKGGKQTVVPIDNELREIIEFYQLIRTDKGSDYLFESVKGGRMTREQLRRHVRGAAVRAGVMEEGETRFHKKFTPHTFRTVFTTLMRNQGMSDHVLKYIRGDSKTETMDIYTRVDRTQAREEYLDCIKKLDVHI